The following coding sequences are from one Nicotiana tabacum cultivar K326 chromosome 1, ASM71507v2, whole genome shotgun sequence window:
- the LOC107773554 gene encoding uncharacterized protein LOC107773554 isoform X1 codes for MDTPELLKQKLPHDAHNDGDFSLILELPENDKFFKKKKKLLEEMGSHAKFVYIQSSASPVELKSSLNLMLQRARIINLDELELYFSGEDVTDLVEFNSPRNEMEALNSILTAIAKLGGEHSAATALQELRVATVNLISEVAKNFKEERKVVTVSSCEQEKCLQQWGEDEGVKSQLEISYFEGAGRGAVARQDMRIGDIAMEIPLSIVISENLVHASQMVHVVNVIAFAWLNYLCFLLAFSLGLLQ; via the exons ATGGATACTCCTGAG ttGTTGAAGCAGAAGTTGCCTCATGATGCTCATAATGATGGCGACTTCTCGTTGATACTTGAGCTTCCTGAAAATGACAAGTTCTTCAAGAAAAAGAAG AAACTGCTGGAAGAAATGGGTTCTCATGCAAAATTTGTATACATACAGAGTTCTGCAAGTCCCGTTGAACTGAAGTCTTCCTTAAATTTGATGCTTCAGAGAGCTAGAATCATAAACTTAGATGAG CTGGAACTCTACTTTAGTGGAGAAGATGTCACCGATCTGGTAGAGTTTAATAGTCCAAGGAATGAGATGGAAGCTTTGAATTCAATTCTCACAGCAATTGCGAAGTTGGGTGGAGAACATTCTGCAGCAACTGCATTGCAAGAATTACGAGTTGCAACTGTCAATTTGATCTCTGAGGTGGCAAAGAACTTCAAAGAGGAGAGAAAAGTTGTTACTGTATCTAGCTGCGAGCAAGAGAAATGTTTACAACAATGGGGTGAGGACGAAGGTGTGAAGTCACAATTAGAGATATCTT ATTTTGAGGGAGCGGGAAGGGGAGCCGTTGCaagacaagacatgagaattggAGATATAGCCATGGAGATCCCTTTATCCATTGTCATTTCAGAGAATCTTGTGCATGCGTCTCAGATGGTACATGTTGTCAATGTTATTGCATTTGCTTGGTTAAATTATTTATGCTTTCTTCTTGCCTTTTCCCTTGGCTTGCTCCAATAA
- the LOC107773554 gene encoding uncharacterized protein LOC107773554 isoform X2 — protein MDTPELLKQKLPHDAHNDGDFSLILELPENDKFFKKKKKLLEEMGSHAKFVYIQSSASPVELKSSLNLMLQRARIINLDELELYFSGEDVTDLVEFNSPRNEMEALNSILTAIAKLGGEHSAATALQELRVATVNLISEVAKNFKEERKVVTVSSCEQEKCLQQWGEDEGVKSQLEISYFEGAGRGAVARQDMRIGDIAMEIPLSIVISENLVHASQMEIIFRTYLRMRVS, from the exons ATGGATACTCCTGAG ttGTTGAAGCAGAAGTTGCCTCATGATGCTCATAATGATGGCGACTTCTCGTTGATACTTGAGCTTCCTGAAAATGACAAGTTCTTCAAGAAAAAGAAG AAACTGCTGGAAGAAATGGGTTCTCATGCAAAATTTGTATACATACAGAGTTCTGCAAGTCCCGTTGAACTGAAGTCTTCCTTAAATTTGATGCTTCAGAGAGCTAGAATCATAAACTTAGATGAG CTGGAACTCTACTTTAGTGGAGAAGATGTCACCGATCTGGTAGAGTTTAATAGTCCAAGGAATGAGATGGAAGCTTTGAATTCAATTCTCACAGCAATTGCGAAGTTGGGTGGAGAACATTCTGCAGCAACTGCATTGCAAGAATTACGAGTTGCAACTGTCAATTTGATCTCTGAGGTGGCAAAGAACTTCAAAGAGGAGAGAAAAGTTGTTACTGTATCTAGCTGCGAGCAAGAGAAATGTTTACAACAATGGGGTGAGGACGAAGGTGTGAAGTCACAATTAGAGATATCTT ATTTTGAGGGAGCGGGAAGGGGAGCCGTTGCaagacaagacatgagaattggAGATATAGCCATGGAGATCCCTTTATCCATTGTCATTTCAGAGAATCTTGTGCATGCGTCTCAGATG GAGATAATCTTTCGAACTTATTTAAGAATGCGAGTGTCTTGA
- the LOC107773554 gene encoding uncharacterized protein LOC107773554 isoform X3, with protein MGSHAKFVYIQSSASPVELKSSLNLMLQRARIINLDELELYFSGEDVTDLVEFNSPRNEMEALNSILTAIAKLGGEHSAATALQELRVATVNLISEVAKNFKEERKVVTVSSCEQEKCLQQWGEDEGVKSQLEISYFEGAGRGAVARQDMRIGDIAMEIPLSIVISENLVHASQMVHVVNVIAFAWLNYLCFLLAFSLGLLQ; from the exons ATGGGTTCTCATGCAAAATTTGTATACATACAGAGTTCTGCAAGTCCCGTTGAACTGAAGTCTTCCTTAAATTTGATGCTTCAGAGAGCTAGAATCATAAACTTAGATGAG CTGGAACTCTACTTTAGTGGAGAAGATGTCACCGATCTGGTAGAGTTTAATAGTCCAAGGAATGAGATGGAAGCTTTGAATTCAATTCTCACAGCAATTGCGAAGTTGGGTGGAGAACATTCTGCAGCAACTGCATTGCAAGAATTACGAGTTGCAACTGTCAATTTGATCTCTGAGGTGGCAAAGAACTTCAAAGAGGAGAGAAAAGTTGTTACTGTATCTAGCTGCGAGCAAGAGAAATGTTTACAACAATGGGGTGAGGACGAAGGTGTGAAGTCACAATTAGAGATATCTT ATTTTGAGGGAGCGGGAAGGGGAGCCGTTGCaagacaagacatgagaattggAGATATAGCCATGGAGATCCCTTTATCCATTGTCATTTCAGAGAATCTTGTGCATGCGTCTCAGATGGTACATGTTGTCAATGTTATTGCATTTGCTTGGTTAAATTATTTATGCTTTCTTCTTGCCTTTTCCCTTGGCTTGCTCCAATAA